One Glandiceps talaboti chromosome 2, keGlaTala1.1, whole genome shotgun sequence genomic region harbors:
- the LOC144444764 gene encoding gamma-aminobutyric acid type B receptor subunit 2-like — MAPLELSPQKPLRAIHTSVSSRNYGSPQHRVFPEGGAQYKGNNLCWGDPQAQEVLNGTLPLHIVGFFIESGRSLLWAGGVQAAVELAIRHINARDNILTDYHLHLIALDTAGDAGISMRYLIDIIQSPPKKIMLIGPARSESCIATAETAKWWNLHQISYSCTWDLLTDRSRFPLFYRMPMPEPVFTPVRIALMEILGWKRAAIIHKDDNSFNTASRLLAEQMNANNISVVTFEVMSDEDEMEQSIINVKETDARIIFVFNRGFANLFCKAYKHGLYGGRYVWITTYHENRGRSGAYWWEASHTDCTPEEIRLAGQGAIMVSQSTDTEDDGENVSGLDIQQWTEEYANISASPSYSAYARFGYDSMWAIALVLNNSIGKFPDDKTLSNFTYEDAGMAAVFQEEFTKLNFKGISGLTLFDSGDRIGLVNVWQFSGYDVYHRGSYDPNTGLFTWESDFVWQGGMVPNDEGSVEKRILDLNRTVFYMAVVFVFLGLVLGLAFLAFNIRFRNKRFIKMSSPNLNNAIVAGALLVYLSVICLCPDCEMFTVINQSTICQVRMWFLCLGFTLSFGSMFSKTWRVHKIFTNKKVTSVKIRDAHLFGIVVLMLACDLLILMLWTAIDQPLVRTTEYPAYPDPSGRDILIIPLVNECKSQHDAVWYAILIGYKGIVLVFGVFLAWETRKVQYSHLNDSRYIGFAVYNVTVMCCVGVPTTMFLNPMQRDLQFILSAVCIIFSTTMTLCIVFVPKINDYVDSSRAIEDQSMSMRTCHQRTQDNTFLTTAGFIHSSGTCRQAEEELIRYRRTYNDAKSTATTTTNDKCTSTLGVESQYQQQQL; from the exons ATGGCACCACTAGAACTATCGCCACAGAAGCCACTCAGAGCCATT CATACGTCAGTTTCCTCAAGGAACTATGGATCACCCCAACATAGAGTGTTTCCCGAGGGTGGGGCTCAATACAAGGGAAATAATCTGTGTTGGGGTGACCCACAGGCTCAAG AGGTCTTGAATGGCACGCTGCCGTTACACATCGTTGGATTCTTTATTGAGTCGGGCAGATCTCTGTTATGGGCTGGAGGTGTCCAGGCTGCTGTTGAACTAGCCATTAGACATATCAATGCACGTGATAACATCCTTACAGATTATCATCTTCATCTCATTGCTTTGGATACCGCT GGAGATGCTGGTATATCTATGAGATATCTAATTGATATTATTCAATCGCCACCCAAGAAAATAATGCTCATTGGTCCAGCAAGATCCGAAAGTTGCATAGCTACAGCCGAGACAGCAAAGTGGTGGAATCTACATCAA ATATCTTACAGTTGCACCTGGGACTTACTTACTGATAGATCTCGATTTCCGTTATTCTATCGGATGCCAATGCCCGAGCCTGTTTTCACACCAGTGCGAATAGCCCTCATGGAAATACTTGGTTGGAAACGAGCTGCCATTATTCACAAGGACGACAACTCGTTTAACACA GCTTCAAGGCTTTTAGCTGAGCAGATGAATGCAAATAACATCTCAGTGGTAACCTTTGAAGTAATGTCAGACGAGGATGAAATGGAGCAAAGTATAATAAATGTAAAG GAAACCGATGCACGAATAATTTTCGTATTTAACCGAGGCTTTGCTAACCTGTTTTGTAAG GCATACAAGCATGGACTTTATGGTGGTCGATACGTGTGGATTACGACCTACCATGAGAATAGGGGACGGAGTGGTGCGTACTGGTGGGAGGCATCCCACACAGATTGTACGCCGGAAGAAATTCGTTTGGCTGGGCAAGGTGCCATTATGGTCAGTCAATCCACCGATACCGAAGACGATGGTGAAAATGTCTCTGGATTG GATATACAGCAATGGACAGAagaatatgcaaatatctccGCAAGTCCTTCGTATTCAGCGTATGCTCGGTTTGGTTATGATTCAATGTGGGCAATAGCCTTAGTATTGAATAATTCCATTGGCAAGTTCCCGGATGACAAGACTCTTTCTAATTTCACTTATGAAGACGCAGGCATGGCAGCTGTATTTCAAGAAGAGTTCACGAAACTAAACTTTAAAGGAATATCT GGCCTAACTTTATTTGATTCTGGTGATCGAATTGGTCTAGTCAACGTGTGGCAATTTTCAG GTTATGATGTTTACCACCGAGGTAGTTACGATCCCAACACGGGTCTGTTCACGTGGGAGTCGGATTTCGTTTGGCAAG GGGGAATGGTACCGAATGACGAAGGCTCCGTTGAAAAACGTATTTTGGATTTAAACAGGACGGTGTTCTATATGGCTGTTGTTTTTGTCTTTCTTGGTCTTGTATTGGGATTGGCGTTCTTGGCATTCAATATCCGATTTCGAAATAAGAG GTTCATCAAAATGTCAAGCCCAAACTTAAACAATGCAATAGTGGCAGGTGCACTCCTTGTATACCTTTCTGTCATATGCTTATGCCCAGATTGTGAAATGTTTACGGTGATAAATCAATCTACAATTTGCCAG GTGAGGATGTGGTTCCTATGCCTCGGATTTACGTTGAGCTTCGGGTCTATGTTCAGCAAGACGTGGAgagtacataaaatattcacaaacaaaaaGGTGACGTCAGTG AAAATTCGCGATGCACATTTGTTTGGAATCGTCGTATTGATGCTGGCCTGTGACCTACTCATTCTGATGTTGTGGACTGCAATCGATCAGCCATTGGTGCGCACAACGGAATATCCTGCTTAT CCAGATCCAAGTGGACGAGACATTCTAATCATACCTTTAGTAAATGAGTGCAAATCACAACATGATGCAGTATGGTATGCGATTCTGATTGGTTATAAGGGTATTGTTCTGGTCTTTGGAGTATTTTTAGCTTGGGAAACCAGGAAA GTACAATATTCTCATCTCAACGACTCTCGCTACATTGGCTTTGCGGTATACAACGTCACCGTTATGTGTTGTGTAGGCGTACCAACCACCATGTTTCTCAACCCCATGCAGCGGGATCTCCAGTTTATTCTCAGTGCTGTCTGTATCATTTTCAGCACCACGATGACCCTGTGCATCGTCTTCGTTCCAAAG ATCAATGACTACGTTGATAGCAGCCGGGCTATCGAGGACCAATCAATGTCCATGCGGACTTGCCATCAGAGGACACAAGATAACACCTTTTTAACAACGGCAGGTTTTATTCATAGCAGTGGTACATGTCGGCAAGCAGAGGAGGAGTTGATACGATATAGGCGAACATACAACGATGCTAAATCAACTGCAACG ACAACAACCAATGATAAGTGTACTTCAACATTAGGGGTCGAATCACAgtatcaacaacaacagctgtAG